The sequence below is a genomic window from Escherichia marmotae.
GATCACAATAATCGCTTTGCCAGGACCGTCTTTTTTCACCGGCAAACTCGGACGCAACTGATATTTAAACGGCGTAAAATTGACATCGCTGACATTTGCTTTTGTTAATTGCTCAACAAGATACTGGCGATTACGTAAATCACCGTTCAGTTCGGCAACATCAGTGACTGCTTTTTCAATTTCCAGTTTACGCTCAATACCGTCTGCGCCGAGAGAAATAGAGAACTCAGGGTCGTCTTTTACTGCCTGACCATTACTGTAAACGGGTTTTTTAATTCCTGCCGCATTAGCAATATCGAGTGAATAATTGAGGCGCTGAATATTTGCATCAAGATGGTTTCTGGTTTTAATCCGATCCTGGGCCAGTTTTTCTTTTTCGAACTGGGTTTTAATTTCCAGTTTATTACGCACATTTTCTAGCGACTCTTTCACCACCAACGTAGATATATAATCGATATACCCTGCCAGAACGGTCTGGGCTTCTTCACTGGTGGGCGCGGTAAAACTTAGCGTCCAGGAAGTATAAAGTGTCGGCTCATCTTTTTTCTTACTGGCATTGTCATCAACCGCTTTCATTTTTTCGCTCAATGCGACAATAGCGCGATGCAAATCCAGTTCGTCGATTTTCGCCTCTTTTAGTTGGTCCATAACATAAGGTGATGAACGCAGATACTCTTCCAGTAAGCTAACCGACTGAAACTTTTTAATAAAAAGATTGAAAACACCGCCGCGGTCGATATTGACATCGAGATCCAGCACGCGGAGTTTAGTGAAAGTTTTCTCCAGGTCTTGCCACTGAACAGCCTCTGCGGGGGTGATGACAGCCGAACTGGTCCATTTTTGCGGCAGGATGAAAGAGATAAGTAAACCTGCGCAGGCAAACGCAAAAACGACTGCCATGACCGTTTTTTTTGCCTGCCATAAAATGTCGATTAGATTAAGTAAATCAATTTCATTATTACTGGGCGACGCCAAGTGATAATCGGGAAAATGAGAGTCACTTCCCTGCTTAATATTCAGTGATGACATGCGGTATAACCTGAAAATGAGTCCAATATGAGTAAATCTCCATAGCGCTCACTTTACCAGTTGGTGAGAATTATCCGAAGCTGAAGTTTGTAAATTACACGCACGAACGCAATATTTGGAGCATTTTCAGTCAATCCACTCAGGGGGTATTAATATGACAAATAATAAAATCCATAATTATTTATCATAATTATGGATTTGTATTTAAGATAAAGTTATTTATTTAGTATCGTATGAATTATTGGCCCGATTTTTTCAAACGTCATTGGCGATATAATATCCACGTGCGCGCAATCATGGCGATAAATATCCAGATCTGCAATCCACGGTGACCAGGCGCGCTCCGGGCTGACACCTTCCGGTAATGTACGCTCAGCAACAAACAGCGTGGCTTTACCATCAAATGGCACACTATGAGCAGTGGTCAACAATCGCACCGCATCAGCATAGTTGCCTTCAATGGAGGTAAACAGCTCCGTTGAAGTACTTCCCTGCTGTGCCGCCAGGAACGCCTCGCGCTCGCGGTTAATCTCCGCCAGCACTTCCGGATCCAGACCGTTGGCTTCTTTTTCCTGCCAGTTTTGCGTTTCTGGTGGCCAGGTATCCAGCAAACCAAGAAATGCTACCTGTTCGCCACGAGCACGCAGTCGCGCCGCGATACCCTGCGCCAGCGTACCGCCCAGCGAATAACCCAGCAAGTAATAAGGGCCACGAGGTTGTTGTGCCAGTAATGTTGCCAGATGCGCTTCGCATACTTCATCCAGGTTTGTCGCCGTCTGCATGGGGCCATTGGGGCGCGGTGACTGAATACCGATAATCGACCATTGTGGGTCGAGATAACGCGAGAGCACGCTAAACTGCCAGGCAAAACCGGACGCCGGATGGAAACAGAACAGCGTCGGGCCATTGCTTTCACGCAGTGGAAGAACGGTTTCAAATCCCAGACGCTGGGCGTTTTCTGCTCCGCCATCAATAATCATTGCCAGTTTAGCGACGATTGATGCCACCATCACCTGCCCCGGTGTGACCTGGCGAGCAAACTGTCGACTTAACTGCGCTGCCAGTTTCATCGCCAGTAGCGAATGACCGCCAAGAGCGAAGAAATCAGCGTCGGCATCCTGCACGTCACAACCCAGTAATGACGAAAACGCTTCAGCAATAATCGATTCACTGCCCGTTTTCAGCGCACGTCCCGACGTATGGGCTTTTAGTTCCGGCAACGGCAGAGCTTTGCGATCCAGCTTGCCATTGGCGCTGAGCGGCAACTGCGCAAGTTGCAGCAGAACTACAGGCACCATATGCGGCGGCAATGTTTCGCGCAATTGCGCCTGCAGTGCAGTGGTATCCAGCGGCAAACCTGATTGCGACACCAGATACCCCACCAACTGACGCGCATCACCGCCGGTTGCTGCCGCCTGGTTAATGACACAAGCGTGGGTAACGGCCTGCTCGACATCTGGCAGCGCCTGCATCACGCGATCGATTTCACCCAGTTCAATACGCTGACCACGGATTTTTAGCTGATCATCACTGCGCCCGAGATACTCCACCGCGCCATTTTCCAGCCAGCGAGCCACATCGCCAGTACGATACATGCGTTCACCAGGAGCGAACGGATCGGCAATAAAACGGCTGGCTGTGAGATCGGGTCGTCCAAGATAACCCTGCGCCAGTTGGATGCCGGTGAGATAGAGATCTCCCGCAACACCCGGCGGTACTGGATGCATCATCGCATCAAGAATGCGCAGCCCCGTGTTCCAGACCGGATAGCCAATCGGTACGCTGCTACCACTCACCGCCGCCAGTTCATCGCCAAAGGCCGGATACCAGCTCACATCCACCGCCGCTTCTGTAGGGCCGTAGAGATTATGTAACGGCGTGCCGGTTAATTGCTGCCACTCACGGCATAAATCGGTCGGTAATGCTTCGCCACTACAGAACACCTGTTTCAACGTCGCGCAACTTTGGCGAGCGGTTTCCGCTGTCAGCGAAGCAACAAACGCCGCCAGCATCGACGGTACAAAGTGTGTGGTCGTCACGCCGTATTCGGCAAAAAACCGTTGCATAGCGAGCGGATCGCGGTGCGCTTCCGGCTCTGCCATTACCAGTTTTGCCCCAGCGATAAACGGCCAGAAAAATTCCCATACTGAGACATCAAAACTGCACGGCGTTTTTTGAGCAACGACATCTTCACCTGTCAGCGGGTAATGGTTTTGCATCCATAACAGGCGATTAACGATAGCCTTCTGCCCGACCATCACCCCTTTCGGCCTGCCGGTAGAACCGGAAGTAAAGATGATATAAGCGGTGTGGTGCGGCTGCGAAAGTTGCAGTGGCGCACTGTCGTGAGGGGTAAGTGGGGCGTTATAGCAAAGGCGGGTTAAATTTGCTACATCGCTAAAGCGCGGCAGTTGATCGTCGCTGGTGATTAACAACGACGGGCGTGCATCTTCCAGCATCATCTTCAGACGATCGTCCGGATAGCCCGTATCCAGCGGTAACCAGGCCGCGCCTGCTTCAACAATCGCATGTAATGCCAGGGTCAAAAAGACCGAGCGCGGCAATGCCACCGCTACGCTGTCGCCGGGTTTAACGCCGCGCTCACGCAGCAGATTAGCCAGCGCTACCACCTGCTCGCGCATTTCCCGATAGCTGAACTGGTAATGTGCATCTGCCAGAGCCGGAGCATCCGGCGTTTTCGCTGCCTGTTCTGCCACCAGCGCGCTCAGTGTGGTTTCAGGAATATCGACCTGGGTGGCGTTGATCTGCGCCAACTGAGCATATTCGTCTGGCAGCATAATATCGACATCGCCACACGACAGCGTCGGATCCGCGGCAAATTGCGCAATCAGCATTTTCAGGCGTTCAGCGTTCTGGATTAACGTTGACTCATCGTAACGTTGTTTATTGGCGAGGATCTCAATACTCAAATCACCGTGTTCATCCGGGAACAGCGCCAGTTCAAGGTCATTAACCGGGCCGGTTGCCAGGGTGTGAGTTTGCGACTGCACGCCCGGAATATCCAGTTGATAATCAAATACCTTGATATTGAGTACCGGGCCGAAAAGCGGTTCCTCTCCCGCCGCACGTCCGCTGTCACGCACAATTTGTTCCGCATCATAACGTTGATGGCGGCGCATCTTTTTCAACTGCCCTGCCAGCCGGATTGCCAGTTGCGGCAGCGTTTCTTGCGCTGCAATGTGAATACCCAATGGCAAAACGTTGAGCACAGGTCCGGTTGCCGTCAACGCCGCCGATCCCAGGCGGCGCATAAAAATAAATCCGGCGGCATAGTCCATGCGGTTGCATAATCGCCCCAGCCACAAGGCTGCCAGTGCAAGAGCCAGATCGGTACGTTGTACCTCTGGTAATTGCGTAGCCAGTTGGCGGAATTCACCGTCAGTAAATTCCAGTTTCAGGCGCAGAATATCCGCCGAAGCGTTACGCCCAGGCAAAGGTGCGGAAGAGAGTGAAGCTGGCGGCGGCAACTGACAGCGCTGTTCTGCCCAGAATGCTGCATCACGCTGCCAGGCGTCGCTTTCGCGGTACTGCTGGTACTCTTCCACCACTTCAGCAAAAGGAGTAAACGGCGAAACAGGCGTTGGTTCGCCCCGCAGCCATGTGCAGTAAATGTTGGCAATTTGGCGGGTAATCGCCGGGAAACTGAAGCCATCAACCAGCAAATGGTGATAACGTTGATACCAGTACCAGCGGTTATCCGCAATCTGAATGAGCTGATGAAACACCAGCGGTTTACCGCTATCGACGCGCAGGTTTTGGTGTAAATCAGCCTGCATCAATGCCAGCGCAGTACCGTGAGGATCAATGTTGGTACGCAGGTCGATAATTTCTGGCTGTTCGAACGTCATCGCGTCATCGACCCATTGCCAGACTTCGCCGTTATCTTCCGTAAAACGCATCCGCAGCGTATCAGCCTGTGCTACCCCGGCAACCACCGCGCGGGCCAGTAATGGCGCATCAATATCTCCGGTTAATTCAACGTAATGCGCCACGCTCCAGGCGGAAGGTAAATCAGACAGTTTTTCTGCCATCCAGATGCCAGATTGCGCTGCAACCAAAGGTAAATGCTGACTCATTGCGCCTCCTGCGGCTGGGTGAAATTCGCGGGTGTCAGTGTATGCCAGTTAGCTTCCAGCCACTGCTGGCAAGTTTGCTGCGACTGCGGTTCACAAACAACGTCCCAACCCGCCGGTAACGCGCACGGTTGCGGCCACAGACTGAATTGCCCCTGCGCATTGCGCAAAACGTAAAACGCTCCCTGTGGATCATCGAAGGGATTACTGAGTGCCATATTCAACTCCTGTCATGGAAAAGCGGTTGCCAGAGGTCGATTAGCCCCTGCATCAAACCGCCGCGCCAACAAAGCGCATCATGTCCGCCGTCAACCTGACGCCAGAAAATGGATTGTTGTGTGGTCTGTAATTGTGCATACAGCGCCTGGTTAGCTCGCATAATCACCGGTTCGCGAATCCCGGCCTCCAGCACTATGCGCAAGCCTTCAGCACTAACATCGCCTGATTTAAGCTGTTCGATCAGTTGCCCCTCCGGCTGCCCACTCCGATGCGGCCACCAGTACGATCCCGACTGGCTTAATACACAGCCAAAACGTTCAGGCCAGTGCAGTCCGGCATACAGGGCTGAAAGGCCGCCAAAACTTTGCCCGGCGACCACGGTACGATCAGCACGATCGCTGAAAGGGGTAATGGCTTTCACCAGGGGTAATAACTCTTGCTGTACTGCCAGCCAGAAATCAGCATTACACGGAAGTTCGCGTGCACGGTGCGCGGTGTCGATGGCATCGATCAACACATACACAGCAGGTGGAAGTTGCTGACGGCGGGTCAACGAAGTCAGCGGCGACCAGACGGGCATGCTTTGCGCCCAAAATTCACCATCGAGCAGAATGGCTAACGGACGCTCTTCGGCTGGTACATCGCCGGTGGTAAAAATCCATACACGGCGTGAATTTCCCAGCCGTTCACTTCTCCAGGTAATTTCCCTGGCTGAATTTTCTGGCGTTTGCCGGCAATCCCAACCAGGTTGCAGGGGCGCTTGCGGCATTTCGAGTGCGGAAACAGCGTGCCCTCGCCCTCCTTTCCAGCTTTGCGGATTCAGCGGATCGGCTATCGCCTGAGGGAGTAATTTTTGCCATCCCTCGCGTAATTCGAGGCGATCTGGTGATGGTGTAGAAAAAATGTCAGCACGTTCGGTGGGAATAAAACAGTAGCTGCCGCGCCAGTTGGCATTAAGTTGTGTCGTCCACTGCCAGACATCGGTGCCTGCTATGCGTTGCATCGACTGGGGCTGGCTGTTCTGATGATGATCGGTAACACCAGTGATATAGACCCATACGCGCTTTATCGCTGAGCGTTCTTCAGAACCTTGTGGGTCACGCCACCAGAAAGTGACCTGATACATTTCGTCATTAAGACGCTGCCATTGCGGGCCATGTTTCGACTGCCACCAGCTATCACTTCCCACCTTTAACGCCGTCACATCATAACCTTATGTTTATTGTGAATTTTTTCATTGATTACAGAAATATATTGATAATATTATTGATAACTATTTGCATTTGCAATAGCGTATTGGCGCGCTATGTCAAGCGCGGGCATTAATTAACCAACTGCACTGCGTGTCTTTCAGGAATCAAAGGTTTTCGCAGTGACGGGCGACATCAATCCAGCTTACGTCTCTTTAGACCGTTGGAATTCGTGGCAAAAATGCAGGAAAAAAAACAATGAACAAGAAGATTCATTCCCTGGCCTTGTTGGTCAATCTGGGGATTTATGGAGTAGCGCAGGCACAAGAGCCAACCGATACCCCTGTTTCACAGGACGATACCATTGTCGTGACCGCCGCCGAACAGAACTTGCAGGCTCCCGGCGTTTCGACCATCACCGCAGATGAAATCCGCAAAAACCCGGTGGCCCGCGATGTATCGGAAATCATCCGTACCATGCCAGGCGTAAACCTGACGGGTAACTCCACCAGCGGTCAGCGCGGTAATAACCGCCAGATTGATATTCGCGGCATGGGTCCGGAAAACACCCTGATTTTGATTGACGGTAAACCGGTCAGCAGCCGCAACTCGGTGCGTCAGGGCTGGCGCGGTGAGCGTGATACCCGTGGCGATACCTCCTGGGTGCCACCTGAGATGATCGAACGTATTGAAGTTTTGCGTGGTCCGGCGGCGGCCCGTTACGGTAACGGTGCGGCAGGTGGCGTGGTTAACATCATCACCAAAAAAGGCAGTGGCGAGTGGCACGGTTCCTGGGATGCTTATTTCAATGCCCCTGAACATAAAGAGGAAGGTGCCACCAAACGCACCAACTTCAGCCTCACCGGTCCACTGG
It includes:
- the wzz(fepE) gene encoding LPS O-antigen length regulator Wzz(fepE), giving the protein MSSLNIKQGSDSHFPDYHLASPSNNEIDLLNLIDILWQAKKTVMAVVFAFACAGLLISFILPQKWTSSAVITPAEAVQWQDLEKTFTKLRVLDLDVNIDRGGVFNLFIKKFQSVSLLEEYLRSSPYVMDQLKEAKIDELDLHRAIVALSEKMKAVDDNASKKKDEPTLYTSWTLSFTAPTSEEAQTVLAGYIDYISTLVVKESLENVRNKLEIKTQFEKEKLAQDRIKTRNHLDANIQRLNYSLDIANAAGIKKPVYSNGQAVKDDPEFSISLGADGIERKLEIEKAVTDVAELNGDLRNRQYLVEQLTKANVSDVNFTPFKYQLRPSLPVKKDGPGKAIIVILAALVGGMVACGSVLLRHAMASRKQDAMMEGHLV
- the entF gene encoding enterobactin non-ribosomal peptide synthetase EntF; translation: MSQHLPLVAAQSGIWMAEKLSDLPSAWSVAHYVELTGDIDAPLLARAVVAGVAQADTLRMRFTEDNGEVWQWVDDAMTFEQPEIIDLRTNIDPHGTALALMQADLHQNLRVDSGKPLVFHQLIQIADNRWYWYQRYHHLLVDGFSFPAITRQIANIYCTWLRGEPTPVSPFTPFAEVVEEYQQYRESDAWQRDAAFWAEQRCQLPPPASLSSAPLPGRNASADILRLKLEFTDGEFRQLATQLPEVQRTDLALALAALWLGRLCNRMDYAAGFIFMRRLGSAALTATGPVLNVLPLGIHIAAQETLPQLAIRLAGQLKKMRRHQRYDAEQIVRDSGRAAGEEPLFGPVLNIKVFDYQLDIPGVQSQTHTLATGPVNDLELALFPDEHGDLSIEILANKQRYDESTLIQNAERLKMLIAQFAADPTLSCGDVDIMLPDEYAQLAQINATQVDIPETTLSALVAEQAAKTPDAPALADAHYQFSYREMREQVVALANLLRERGVKPGDSVAVALPRSVFLTLALHAIVEAGAAWLPLDTGYPDDRLKMMLEDARPSLLITSDDQLPRFSDVANLTRLCYNAPLTPHDSAPLQLSQPHHTAYIIFTSGSTGRPKGVMVGQKAIVNRLLWMQNHYPLTGEDVVAQKTPCSFDVSVWEFFWPFIAGAKLVMAEPEAHRDPLAMQRFFAEYGVTTTHFVPSMLAAFVASLTAETARQSCATLKQVFCSGEALPTDLCREWQQLTGTPLHNLYGPTEAAVDVSWYPAFGDELAAVSGSSVPIGYPVWNTGLRILDAMMHPVPPGVAGDLYLTGIQLAQGYLGRPDLTASRFIADPFAPGERMYRTGDVARWLENGAVEYLGRSDDQLKIRGQRIELGEIDRVMQALPDVEQAVTHACVINQAAATGGDARQLVGYLVSQSGLPLDTTALQAQLRETLPPHMVPVVLLQLAQLPLSANGKLDRKALPLPELKAHTSGRALKTGSESIIAEAFSSLLGCDVQDADADFFALGGHSLLAMKLAAQLSRQFARQVTPGQVMVASIVAKLAMIIDGGAENAQRLGFETVLPLRESNGPTLFCFHPASGFAWQFSVLSRYLDPQWSIIGIQSPRPNGPMQTATNLDEVCEAHLATLLAQQPRGPYYLLGYSLGGTLAQGIAARLRARGEQVAFLGLLDTWPPETQNWQEKEANGLDPEVLAEINREREAFLAAQQGSTSTELFTSIEGNYADAVRLLTTAHSVPFDGKATLFVAERTLPEGVSPERAWSPWIADLDIYRHDCAHVDIISPMTFEKIGPIIHTILNK
- a CDS encoding MbtH family protein, with the protein product MALSNPFDDPQGAFYVLRNAQGQFSLWPQPCALPAGWDVVCEPQSQQTCQQWLEANWHTLTPANFTQPQEAQ
- the fes gene encoding enterochelin esterase, with amino-acid sequence MTALKVGSDSWWQSKHGPQWQRLNDEMYQVTFWWRDPQGSEERSAIKRVWVYITGVTDHHQNSQPQSMQRIAGTDVWQWTTQLNANWRGSYCFIPTERADIFSTPSPDRLELREGWQKLLPQAIADPLNPQSWKGGRGHAVSALEMPQAPLQPGWDCRQTPENSAREITWRSERLGNSRRVWIFTTGDVPAEERPLAILLDGEFWAQSMPVWSPLTSLTRRQQLPPAVYVLIDAIDTAHRARELPCNADFWLAVQQELLPLVKAITPFSDRADRTVVAGQSFGGLSALYAGLHWPERFGCVLSQSGSYWWPHRSGQPEGQLIEQLKSGDVSAEGLRIVLEAGIREPVIMRANQALYAQLQTTQQSIFWRQVDGGHDALCWRGGLMQGLIDLWQPLFHDRS